One part of the uncultured Bacteroides sp. genome encodes these proteins:
- a CDS encoding Dabb family protein — MVRHIVLFQLKKMESESAKLEVMNAFKNAIEALPKDIDVIRKIEVKFNMNPAEIYDIALNSEFDSLEDVSYYAKHPLHVAAGKILADVKESRACVDYEF; from the coding sequence ATGGTACGACACATTGTATTATTCCAATTAAAAAAAATGGAATCAGAGAGTGCAAAACTTGAAGTAATGAATGCATTTAAAAACGCTATAGAAGCTTTACCTAAAGATATTGATGTAATCCGTAAAATTGAAGTGAAATTTAATATGAATCCGGCTGAAATTTATGATATTGCGTTGAATAGTGAATTTGATTCATTGGAAGACGTAAGTTACTATGCAAAACATCCTTTACACGTTGCAGCTGGAAAGATATTGGCTGATGTTAAAGAAAGCCGTGCATGTGTAGACTATGAATTTTAG
- a CDS encoding cytochrome c biogenesis protein CcdA gives MKKIQLIFFLLLLLASNISAQIQDPVSFKTELKTISETEAEIRFTASIDKGWHVYSVNLPSGGPISATFNVEKIEGAKLIGKLTPLSKEIEKFDKVFEMKLRYFEHSATFSQKIKITGSNYKIKGYLEYGACDDESCLPPTEVPFNFQGKGSAKAVAEAAKDAETSSKDVKEEPVTALAVDTLAIAKTDSVASTDTVAKSDYWKPVISELQSFGGSTDHKNLSWIYIFVTGFLGGLLALFTPCVWPIIPMTVSFFLKRAKDKKKGIKDAILYGVSIVVIYLILGLAVTLIFGASALNALSTNAIFNILFFLMLVVFAASFFGAFEITLPSSWSTKVDSKAESTSGLLSIFLMAFTLTLVSFSCTGPIIGFLLVQVSTSGSIVAPAIGMLGFAIALALPFTLFALFPSWLKSMPRSGGWMNQVKVVLGFLELAFALKFFSVADLAYGWRLLDRETFLALWIVIFALLGLYLLGKIRFPHDDEDTKTSVPAFFIALVSLAFAVYMIPGLWGAPLKAVSAFAPPMKTQDFNLYTKEVHAKFDDYDAGMEYARQQGKPVMIDFTGYGCVNCRKMELAVWIDPKVSSIIENDYVLISLYVDDKKPLPAPITITENGTERTLRTIGDKWSYLQRIKFGSNAQPFYVLLDNEGKPLNKSYAYDEDIDKYVEFLQKGLDNYKK, from the coding sequence ATGAAGAAAATACAATTAATATTTTTCTTGCTATTATTATTAGCAAGCAATATTTCTGCTCAGATTCAAGATCCGGTTAGCTTTAAAACAGAGCTAAAAACCATCAGCGAGACTGAAGCTGAAATCCGGTTTACGGCATCTATTGATAAAGGTTGGCATGTTTACTCAGTAAATCTTCCTTCTGGAGGGCCTATATCGGCAACGTTTAATGTAGAAAAAATAGAAGGAGCAAAGCTGATAGGAAAACTTACTCCTCTTAGCAAAGAAATAGAGAAGTTTGATAAAGTTTTTGAGATGAAATTGCGCTATTTTGAACACAGTGCTACTTTCTCCCAAAAAATAAAAATAACAGGCAGTAATTATAAAATTAAGGGTTATCTGGAGTATGGTGCATGCGATGATGAAAGTTGCTTGCCTCCTACCGAAGTTCCTTTTAATTTTCAAGGTAAGGGTAGTGCAAAAGCAGTTGCTGAAGCTGCAAAAGATGCAGAAACATCTTCAAAAGATGTAAAAGAAGAACCTGTTACAGCTTTGGCTGTTGATACTTTGGCTATTGCAAAGACAGATTCTGTTGCGTCTACTGATACAGTTGCTAAATCTGATTACTGGAAACCGGTAATTAGTGAACTGCAAAGTTTCGGAGGGTCTACAGATCACAAGAACCTCTCCTGGATTTATATTTTTGTGACCGGATTTCTGGGTGGCTTGCTTGCTTTGTTCACTCCGTGTGTGTGGCCAATTATTCCTATGACAGTAAGTTTTTTCCTGAAACGTGCTAAAGACAAGAAAAAAGGAATAAAGGATGCCATATTATATGGAGTTTCCATCGTGGTAATCTATCTGATCTTGGGGCTTGCTGTTACGCTGATTTTTGGAGCAAGTGCATTGAATGCCTTGTCTACAAATGCTATATTTAATATCCTGTTCTTCCTGATGCTGGTTGTCTTCGCGGCTTCGTTCTTTGGAGCATTCGAGATTACACTTCCATCTTCCTGGAGTACGAAAGTGGATAGTAAAGCCGAGAGCACTAGTGGACTGCTTAGTATCTTCTTAATGGCATTTACGTTGACACTTGTTTCGTTCTCCTGTACAGGTCCCATCATTGGATTTTTACTGGTACAAGTCTCTACATCCGGTAGTATTGTTGCCCCTGCAATTGGAATGCTTGGTTTTGCTATAGCATTGGCATTACCTTTCACTCTCTTTGCACTGTTCCCATCATGGTTGAAGTCAATGCCTCGTTCAGGTGGTTGGATGAATCAGGTTAAAGTAGTTCTTGGGTTCCTTGAACTAGCCTTTGCACTGAAATTCTTCTCTGTAGCCGATCTTGCTTATGGTTGGAGATTACTTGATCGGGAGACATTCCTTGCTTTGTGGATTGTAATCTTTGCATTATTGGGATTATACTTATTGGGTAAGATTCGCTTTCCGCATGATGATGAAGATACAAAAACTTCTGTACCTGCGTTTTTTATAGCTTTGGTTTCTTTGGCTTTTGCTGTATATATGATTCCTGGATTGTGGGGTGCACCATTAAAAGCAGTTAGTGCTTTCGCTCCTCCAATGAAAACTCAGGATTTTAATCTGTATACAAAAGAAGTACATGCCAAGTTTGATGATTATGATGCAGGTATGGAATATGCAAGGCAGCAGGGTAAACCGGTTATGATCGACTTTACCGGATATGGATGTGTAAACTGTCGTAAGATGGAACTTGCTGTATGGATTGATCCTAAAGTGAGCAGTATTATTGAGAATGACTATGTATTGATCTCTTTGTATGTAGATGATAAGAAACCTCTTCCTGCACCGATTACTATAACAGAGAATGGAACAGAAAGAACATTGAGAACAATTGGTGATAAGTGGAGTTATCTGCAAAGAATAAAGTTTGGTTCTAATGCGCAACCTTTCTACGTATTACTGGATAATGAAGGTAAACCGCTTAATAAATCGTATGCTTACGATGAAGATATTGACAAGTATGTAGAATTCCTGCAGAAAGGTCTCGACAATTACAAAAAATAA
- a CDS encoding PaaI family thioesterase, whose translation MKKIINPWNKKEGYNCFGCCKSNESGVKMDFYEDGDEVVSFWKPQPQFQGWTNTLHGGIQAVLMDEICAWAVLRKLQTTGVTTNMQTRYMKSVSTNDSCLTLRASIQEVKRNIVVVEGRLYNEAGELCTKSVCTYFTFSKEKLREEMLFLGCEVEEDDVNPLNC comes from the coding sequence ATGAAAAAGATAATTAACCCCTGGAATAAAAAAGAAGGATATAATTGTTTTGGGTGTTGTAAGAGCAATGAAAGTGGTGTGAAGATGGATTTCTATGAAGATGGCGATGAAGTTGTCAGCTTTTGGAAACCACAGCCTCAGTTTCAGGGATGGACAAATACTCTTCATGGTGGCATTCAGGCGGTTTTAATGGACGAAATCTGCGCATGGGCTGTACTTCGTAAACTTCAAACTACCGGCGTTACTACTAATATGCAAACACGGTACATGAAGTCGGTTAGCACAAACGACTCTTGTTTAACCTTACGGGCAAGTATTCAGGAAGTTAAACGCAACATTGTTGTGGTCGAGGGACGGCTGTATAATGAAGCAGGCGAACTTTGCACAAAGTCAGTATGCACCTACTTTACTTTTTCTAAGGAGAAACTGCGTGAAGAGATGCTATTTCTGGGCTGTGAAGTAGAGGAAGATGATGTAAATCCATTAAATTGTTAG
- the hisG gene encoding ATP phosphoribosyltransferase — MLRIAVQSKGRLFEETMALFEESDIKLSSHKRSLLVQSTNFPVEVLYLRDDDIPQAVATGVADLGIVGENEFVEKDEDAEIVKRLGFSKCRLSLAMPKDIEYPGLSWFEGKKIATSYPVILKNFMKANGIKTEIHVINGSVEIAPGIGLADAIFDIVSSGSTLISNRLKEVEVVMKSEALLIGNKEMSAENKEVLDELLFRMDAVKTAEDKKYVLMNAPKDKLKDIIEVLPGMKSPTVMPLAQEDWCSVHTVLEEKRFWEIIGKLKALGAEGILVLPIEKMII, encoded by the coding sequence ATGCTAAGAATTGCCGTACAATCCAAAGGGCGTTTGTTCGAAGAAACAATGGCTCTTTTCGAAGAATCAGACATTAAATTAAGTTCTCACAAGAGATCACTTCTTGTTCAGTCTACTAATTTTCCTGTTGAGGTATTGTACCTTCGTGATGATGATATTCCTCAGGCTGTTGCTACAGGAGTAGCCGACTTAGGTATTGTTGGCGAAAATGAATTCGTAGAGAAGGATGAGGATGCAGAAATCGTTAAGAGATTAGGTTTTAGCAAATGTCGTCTTTCCTTAGCTATGCCTAAAGATATTGAATATCCGGGATTATCATGGTTTGAAGGAAAGAAGATCGCTACTTCTTATCCGGTTATTTTGAAGAACTTTATGAAAGCTAACGGTATTAAAACCGAAATCCATGTAATTAATGGATCTGTGGAAATTGCTCCGGGTATTGGATTGGCAGATGCTATTTTTGATATAGTAAGCTCTGGTTCTACTTTAATCAGTAATCGTCTGAAGGAAGTGGAAGTGGTGATGAAATCGGAAGCTTTACTGATTGGTAATAAGGAAATGTCGGCAGAAAACAAAGAAGTTCTCGATGAACTTTTGTTCCGTATGGATGCTGTTAAAACTGCTGAAGATAAGAAATATGTGTTGATGAACGCACCAAAAGATAAGTTGAAAGATATTATAGAAGTTCTTCCGGGAATGAAGAGCCCTACTGTTATGCCTCTTGCTCAGGAAGACTGGTGTTCAGTTCACACAGTTCTTGAAGAAAAACGCTTCTGGGAAATTATTGGTAAGCTAAAAGCTCTTGGAGCTGAAGGTATTCTTGTATTACCTATTGAAAAGATGATTATTTAA